The following are from one region of the Spodoptera frugiperda isolate SF20-4 chromosome 20, AGI-APGP_CSIRO_Sfru_2.0, whole genome shotgun sequence genome:
- the LOC126911927 gene encoding serine/arginine repetitive matrix protein 1 isoform X4 produces the protein MMMYTGTSTEQDTRFSDKEKKLMKQMKFGDCLTQQVDMSKVKLDVLKPWITQKITEILKMEDDVVIDYVNNQLEEKFPCPKKMQINLTGFLNGKNARLFMGELWELLLSAQASENGIPESFTQQKKEEIKKRMEEQQKDKDKDKDRRRSRTRSRSRRRSRERRRSRSRSRDRSSDRKHRNGGSPRRSRRRSRDRSSQSKSSHVEDIKAAEPKENGKSPEKKEEPEVKEEINHNTSVDSAKEEVKETVAKEDKNEDEGNKSRSVSPAKSTGEKPSEEKPADKSARRSSSERRSTSVSSRGSAKKRSSHKKRQYRSNRDSSTSVSPRRSSRRERSKSRRRSSRRRSLERRDRERERERERERERERRRRERERRERSRERRRSLERRRRSRSRSRRRATRERSRDRRRSRSRRRSASRSRRRSGRRSRDRRSRDRRSRDRRSRDRSRDRRSKDRTKDRRSRDRKSRDRRSSDLIKERLEKSVSIPRKENLDKLHKKSSERKSLPREQSKERVASSTSRESSVANEKPIPQNDDQVKPAHSSDDEDREDIIAIPPLREFSKSLSRTPSPFLRKHEIEHKKSDRSGDEASAKEQNEEESKPREVKKAKRKTQQSESESESSEEVLKSKAKSKVKRKDKAASKKTKKPKKESSSSESDSEDSSSSDSEDDRKKKSKKSAKKKLAKKSRKKRARSSSSESSSEEEVKHKSSKSKQKNIPEESDVDKKSKKRNKDNTIEHSRSEKGEGKQSKSKKIENTDDSRDDSSDSDEKSSKKKPVKRDTSSEKETRRSKKLDTTKERAASPDGVKSRKTEEKVTKSKHSEEVKSKSREDTEKKAKKREKEESSSDSDQVSKKKARKKVSESDSESDSDEPKKSKKAKKHKKHSKKHKKHKKHKKASKKKDDSSDSDEAEEEEEEGKVNNEDLEKKLRERALKSMKKQTSVSGSD, from the exons ATGATGATGTATACG GGGACTAGTACGGAGCAGGACACCCGCTTCAGTGACAAGGAGAAGAAGTTGATGAAGCAAATGAAGTTTGGCGATTGTTTAACTCAGCAG gTGGACATGTCCAAGGTGAAGCTGGATGTGCTGAAGCCATGGATCACACAGAAGATCACGGAAATCTTGAAGATGGAAGATGATGTAGTAATTGACTATGTCAACAACCAGCTTGAGGAGAAG TTCCCTTGTCCCAAGAAAATGCAGATCAACCTTACTGGGTTCTTGAATGGAAAGAACGCGCGGCTCTTCATGGGTGAGCTGTGGGAACTGCTGCTGAGCGCCCAAGCCAGCGAAAATGGTATACCAGAGTCTTTCACACAacagaagaaagaagaaattaaGAAAAGAATG GAAGAACAACAGAAGGATAAAGATAAAGACAAGGACCGGCGCAGGTCGCGAACACGGTCGCGGTCTCGTCGCAGATCCCGGGAGCGGCGGCGCTCGCGGTCCAGATCACGAGACCGTTCTTCTGATAGGAA acaTCGCAATGGTGGCAGCCCGCGACGGTCGAGGCGCCGCAGTCGCGACAGGAGTAGCCAGTCCAAGTCTTCACATGTAGAAGACATCAAAGCAGCTGAACCGAAAG AAAATGGAAAATCTCCAGAGAAGAAAGAAGAGCCGGAGGTAAAGGAGGAGATCAACCACAACACTTCGGTTGACTCAGCCAAGGAAGAAGTGAAGGAAACTGTTGCTAAGGAAGATAAAAATGAAGATGAAGGCAATAAGTCTCGATCAGTGTCACCTgccaa GTCTACTGGGGAGAAACCATCAGAAGAAAAACCTGCTGACAAGTCTGCCAGGCGATCATCTAGCGAAAGACGATCCACATCTGTATCATCAC GGGGCAGTGCTAAGAAGAGGTCTTCACACAAGAAACGGCAATATCGGTCCAACCGCGATTCATCGACTAGCGTCAGTCCTAGACGCAGTTCCCGCAGAGAAAG GAGTAAGTCTCGTCGCCGCAGCAGTCGCCGCCGGTCATTGGAGCGCCGCGACAGGGAGCGCGAGCGGGAGCGGGAGAGGGAGCGCGAGAGGGAACGTCGCCGCCGCGAGAGAGAGCGCCGGGAAAG GTCACGTGAACGTCGTCGTTCACTGGAAAGACGCAGGCGATCGCGTTCTCGTTCACGTAGGCGCGCAACTAGAGAGAG GTCTCGTGATCGTCGGCGATCCCGATCTCGAAGGCGGTCTGCGTCTCGTTCACGGCGTCGTTCTGGCCGTCGCTCTCGTGATCGACGCTCGAGGGACAGGAGATCCAGAGACAGGCGTTCGAGAGATAGGTCCAG gGATAGGAGATCCAAGGACCGCACCAAGGACAGGAGGTCGAGAGACAGGAAGTCGCGAGATCGCAGATCCAGCGACCTAATCAAAGAAAGATTAGAAAAGTCTGTTTCCATCCCTCGTAAAG aaaactTGGACAAACTACATAAAAAGTCCTCTGAGCGAAAATCATTGCCTCGGGAGCAGTCTAAAGAGCGAGTTGCATCTAGTACGAGTAGGGAATCTTCTGTTGCTAACGAAAAACCTATTCCACAAAACGATGACCAAGTCAAACCAGCTCATTCATCTGATGACGAAGACAGAGAAGATATTATTGCTATTCCACCATTGCGTGAATTTTCGAAGAGCTTATCTCGTACACCCTCTCCATTCTTAAGAAAACACGAAATTGAACACAAGAAGTCTGACAGATCTGGAGACGAAGCATCAGCAAAGGAACAAAATGAAGAGGAGTCTAAACCTAGAGAAGTGAAGAAAGCAAAACGCAAGACACAACAATCTGAATCAGAAAGTGAGAGCAGTGAAGAAGTTTTAAAATCCAAGGCAAAGTCAAAAGTTAAACGCAAGGATAAAGCTGCTTCAAAGAAAACGAAGAAACCCAAGAAAGAAAGCTCGTCAAGTGAAAGTGATTCAGAAGATAGTTCTTCTAGCGATTCTGAAGATGATAGGAAGAAGAAGAGCAAAAAGAGTGCTAAAAAGAAATTAGCAAAGAAATCACGCAAGAAAAGAGCACGTTCATCTAGTTCAGAATCGAGTTCGGAAGAAGAAGTGAAACATAAGAGCTCGAAATCTAAGCAAAAGAACATTCCAGAAGAATCTGATGTCGATAAAAAGTCGAAAAAGCGTAACAAAGACAATACCATTGAACATTCAAGGTCAGAAAAGGGAGAAGGCAAGCAAAGCAAGTCAAAGAAAATAGAGAACACTGATGATTCTCGCGATGACAGCTCTGACAGTGATGAAAAGTCCAGCAAGAAAAAGCCCGTTAAGCGAGATACGAGTTCTGAAAAAGAAACTAGACGGTCGAAGAAGTTAGATACGACTAAGGAACGTGCAGCTTCACCAGATGGTGTTAAAAGTAGAAAGACAGAAGAAAAAGTTACTAAATCCAAGCATTCGGAGGAAGTTAAATCTAAGTCACGCGAAGATACTGAAAAGAAAGCCAAAAAACGTGAGAAAGAGGAATCGTCGTCAGACAGCGATCAGGTGTCTAAAAAGAAGGCTAGGAAGAAGGTGTCTGAATCGGATTCGGAATCTGATAGTGATGAGCCTAAGAAGTCAAAGAAGGCCAAGAAACATAAGAAACACTCTAAGAAGCATAAGAAACACAAAAAGCATAAGAAggcttcaaaaaagaaggatgACTCTTCTGACAGTGATGAAGCCGAGGAAGAGGAGGAGGAGGGTAAAGTTAATAACGAAGATTTAGAAAAGAAACTTCGTGAAAGAGCATTGAAATCAATGAAAAAGCAAACTAGTGTTTCAGGGTCTGACTAG
- the LOC126911927 gene encoding peptidyl-prolyl cis-trans isomerase G isoform X5, protein MQINLTGFLNGKNARLFMGELWELLLSAQASENGIPESFTQQKKEEIKKRMEEQQKDKDKDKDRRRSRTRSRSRRRSRERRRSRSRSRDRSSDRKHRNGGSPRRSRRRSRDRSSQSKSSHVEDIKAAEPKENGKSPEKKEEPEVKEEINHNTSVDSAKEEVKETVAKEDKNEDEGNKSRSVSPAKSTGEKPSEEKPADKSARRSSSERRSTSVSSHKTIVVGGSAKKRSSHKKRQYRSNRDSSTSVSPRRSSRRERSRARESSARPASPKPSKSRRRSSRRRSLERRDRERERERERERERERRRRERERRERSRERRRSLERRRRSRSRSRRRATRERSRDRRRSRSRRRSASRSRRRSGRRSRDRRSRDRRSRDRRSRDRSRDRRSKDRTKDRRSRDRKSRDRRSSDLIKERLEKSVSIPRKENLDKLHKKSSERKSLPREQSKERVASSTSRESSVANEKPIPQNDDQVKPAHSSDDEDREDIIAIPPLREFSKSLSRTPSPFLRKHEIEHKKSDRSGDEASAKEQNEEESKPREVKKAKRKTQQSESESESSEEVLKSKAKSKVKRKDKAASKKTKKPKKESSSSESDSEDSSSSDSEDDRKKKSKKSAKKKLAKKSRKKRARSSSSESSSEEEVKHKSSKSKQKNIPEESDVDKKSKKRNKDNTIEHSRSEKGEGKQSKSKKIENTDDSRDDSSDSDEKSSKKKPVKRDTSSEKETRRSKKLDTTKERAASPDGVKSRKTEEKVTKSKHSEEVKSKSREDTEKKAKKREKEESSSDSDQVSKKKARKKVSESDSESDSDEPKKSKKAKKHKKHSKKHKKHKKHKKASKKKDDSSDSDEAEEEEEEGKVNNEDLEKKLRERALKSMKKQTSVSGSD, encoded by the exons ATGCAGATCAACCTTACTGGGTTCTTGAATGGAAAGAACGCGCGGCTCTTCATGGGTGAGCTGTGGGAACTGCTGCTGAGCGCCCAAGCCAGCGAAAATGGTATACCAGAGTCTTTCACACAacagaagaaagaagaaattaaGAAAAGAATG GAAGAACAACAGAAGGATAAAGATAAAGACAAGGACCGGCGCAGGTCGCGAACACGGTCGCGGTCTCGTCGCAGATCCCGGGAGCGGCGGCGCTCGCGGTCCAGATCACGAGACCGTTCTTCTGATAGGAA acaTCGCAATGGTGGCAGCCCGCGACGGTCGAGGCGCCGCAGTCGCGACAGGAGTAGCCAGTCCAAGTCTTCACATGTAGAAGACATCAAAGCAGCTGAACCGAAAG AAAATGGAAAATCTCCAGAGAAGAAAGAAGAGCCGGAGGTAAAGGAGGAGATCAACCACAACACTTCGGTTGACTCAGCCAAGGAAGAAGTGAAGGAAACTGTTGCTAAGGAAGATAAAAATGAAGATGAAGGCAATAAGTCTCGATCAGTGTCACCTgccaa GTCTACTGGGGAGAAACCATCAGAAGAAAAACCTGCTGACAAGTCTGCCAGGCGATCATCTAGCGAAAGACGATCCACATCTGTATCATCAC ATAAAACGATTGTTGTAGGGGGCAGTGCTAAGAAGAGGTCTTCACACAAGAAACGGCAATATCGGTCCAACCGCGATTCATCGACTAGCGTCAGTCCTAGACGCAGTTCCCGCAGAGAAAG GTCGCGAGCCCGAGAGAGTTCGGCTCGTCCGGCGAGTCCGAAACC GAGTAAGTCTCGTCGCCGCAGCAGTCGCCGCCGGTCATTGGAGCGCCGCGACAGGGAGCGCGAGCGGGAGCGGGAGAGGGAGCGCGAGAGGGAACGTCGCCGCCGCGAGAGAGAGCGCCGGGAAAG GTCACGTGAACGTCGTCGTTCACTGGAAAGACGCAGGCGATCGCGTTCTCGTTCACGTAGGCGCGCAACTAGAGAGAG GTCTCGTGATCGTCGGCGATCCCGATCTCGAAGGCGGTCTGCGTCTCGTTCACGGCGTCGTTCTGGCCGTCGCTCTCGTGATCGACGCTCGAGGGACAGGAGATCCAGAGACAGGCGTTCGAGAGATAGGTCCAG gGATAGGAGATCCAAGGACCGCACCAAGGACAGGAGGTCGAGAGACAGGAAGTCGCGAGATCGCAGATCCAGCGACCTAATCAAAGAAAGATTAGAAAAGTCTGTTTCCATCCCTCGTAAAG aaaactTGGACAAACTACATAAAAAGTCCTCTGAGCGAAAATCATTGCCTCGGGAGCAGTCTAAAGAGCGAGTTGCATCTAGTACGAGTAGGGAATCTTCTGTTGCTAACGAAAAACCTATTCCACAAAACGATGACCAAGTCAAACCAGCTCATTCATCTGATGACGAAGACAGAGAAGATATTATTGCTATTCCACCATTGCGTGAATTTTCGAAGAGCTTATCTCGTACACCCTCTCCATTCTTAAGAAAACACGAAATTGAACACAAGAAGTCTGACAGATCTGGAGACGAAGCATCAGCAAAGGAACAAAATGAAGAGGAGTCTAAACCTAGAGAAGTGAAGAAAGCAAAACGCAAGACACAACAATCTGAATCAGAAAGTGAGAGCAGTGAAGAAGTTTTAAAATCCAAGGCAAAGTCAAAAGTTAAACGCAAGGATAAAGCTGCTTCAAAGAAAACGAAGAAACCCAAGAAAGAAAGCTCGTCAAGTGAAAGTGATTCAGAAGATAGTTCTTCTAGCGATTCTGAAGATGATAGGAAGAAGAAGAGCAAAAAGAGTGCTAAAAAGAAATTAGCAAAGAAATCACGCAAGAAAAGAGCACGTTCATCTAGTTCAGAATCGAGTTCGGAAGAAGAAGTGAAACATAAGAGCTCGAAATCTAAGCAAAAGAACATTCCAGAAGAATCTGATGTCGATAAAAAGTCGAAAAAGCGTAACAAAGACAATACCATTGAACATTCAAGGTCAGAAAAGGGAGAAGGCAAGCAAAGCAAGTCAAAGAAAATAGAGAACACTGATGATTCTCGCGATGACAGCTCTGACAGTGATGAAAAGTCCAGCAAGAAAAAGCCCGTTAAGCGAGATACGAGTTCTGAAAAAGAAACTAGACGGTCGAAGAAGTTAGATACGACTAAGGAACGTGCAGCTTCACCAGATGGTGTTAAAAGTAGAAAGACAGAAGAAAAAGTTACTAAATCCAAGCATTCGGAGGAAGTTAAATCTAAGTCACGCGAAGATACTGAAAAGAAAGCCAAAAAACGTGAGAAAGAGGAATCGTCGTCAGACAGCGATCAGGTGTCTAAAAAGAAGGCTAGGAAGAAGGTGTCTGAATCGGATTCGGAATCTGATAGTGATGAGCCTAAGAAGTCAAAGAAGGCCAAGAAACATAAGAAACACTCTAAGAAGCATAAGAAACACAAAAAGCATAAGAAggcttcaaaaaagaaggatgACTCTTCTGACAGTGATGAAGCCGAGGAAGAGGAGGAGGAGGGTAAAGTTAATAACGAAGATTTAGAAAAGAAACTTCGTGAAAGAGCATTGAAATCAATGAAAAAGCAAACTAGTGTTTCAGGGTCTGACTAG